A genomic region of Microbacterium schleiferi contains the following coding sequences:
- a CDS encoding ABC transporter ATP-binding protein produces MTPAIELNDLRKQYGRQTALHGLTLSVAPGTVFGLIGPNGAGKTTTLRMLVDIIRPTSGTARVLGTDPRTGGAALRRRIGYVPGELRMEGRTTGRRLLDFYASVSGPVRPSQVNELAERLSCDLTRPVRTLSKGNKQKLGLIQAFMHEPPLLILDEPTSGLDPLVQREFLNLVHEARQNGQTVLLSSHVLSEIQQAADEVAVLSEGRVVAAGAVDELRLGAVRRVRAVMTDADPDAVRSALAPLSPTAAPEIRAQDDRVIVHSTIEGDVDPLVKALARFHVAELLIEEPDLEESVLRLYGPSRPAASPTGGE; encoded by the coding sequence ATGACCCCTGCCATCGAACTGAACGACCTGCGCAAGCAGTACGGGCGGCAAACCGCCCTCCACGGCCTCACCCTCTCGGTAGCACCGGGCACGGTGTTCGGCCTCATCGGCCCCAACGGGGCCGGAAAGACCACGACGCTCCGGATGCTGGTCGACATCATCCGCCCGACCAGCGGCACCGCCCGCGTGTTGGGAACCGACCCGCGAACCGGCGGCGCAGCCCTCCGCCGCCGCATCGGCTACGTTCCCGGCGAGTTGCGGATGGAGGGGCGGACAACCGGGCGACGGCTCCTCGACTTCTACGCGAGCGTGTCGGGGCCCGTGCGGCCCAGTCAGGTCAACGAGTTGGCCGAGCGCCTCTCGTGCGACCTCACCCGCCCCGTCCGCACCCTCTCGAAAGGCAACAAGCAGAAGCTCGGACTTATCCAGGCGTTCATGCACGAGCCGCCGCTGCTGATCCTCGATGAGCCGACGAGCGGGCTCGATCCGCTCGTGCAGCGCGAGTTCCTGAACCTCGTGCATGAGGCGCGCCAGAACGGACAGACCGTGCTGCTGAGCTCGCATGTGCTCAGCGAGATCCAACAGGCTGCCGATGAGGTCGCGGTGCTCAGCGAGGGTCGGGTGGTTGCCGCGGGCGCTGTCGACGAGCTCCGGCTGGGTGCCGTGCGGCGCGTGCGTGCTGTCATGACGGATGCCGACCCGGACGCGGTCCGCAGCGCACTCGCGCCGCTGTCACCGACCGCAGCCCCCGAGATCCGCGCGCAGGATGATCGGGTGATCGTGCACTCCACGATCGAGGGAGACGTCGATCCGCTCGTGAAGGCTCTGGCGCGCTTCCATGTGGCCGAGCTGCTGATCGAGGAGCCGGACCTGGAGGAATCGGTGCTGCGCCTGTACGGCCCGTCCCGACCTGCCGCCTCCCCGACAGGAGGCGAATGA
- a CDS encoding ABC transporter permease subunit, with product MSRLLPVAVRSLRDSWRGLLAWALGLTAALALYLPLFPSFGSNGSLEEIIATLPPELVDALGYNQIGTGSGYAQATFFGLIGFALIVIATTAWGASASGGAEENGRLELDLAHGIGRVAYVLESALAILVKLVALGIVIGVVVGILNGPSELGLEASGIIAATVALTGLGALSAAAALVAGAVTGRRVAGVAAGAGLAVYGYALQAVANQSEDLAWVERLSPYAWAYSQTPLESGFSWGIAAVWGTAIVFAGAAAFALRARDITG from the coding sequence ATGAGCCGCCTCCTTCCCGTCGCGGTGCGAAGCCTCCGGGATTCGTGGCGCGGGCTCCTGGCGTGGGCGCTCGGCCTCACGGCAGCCCTCGCGTTGTACCTTCCCCTGTTTCCGTCGTTCGGGAGCAACGGCTCGCTCGAAGAGATCATCGCAACGCTGCCCCCGGAACTCGTGGACGCACTCGGCTACAACCAGATCGGCACCGGTTCGGGCTACGCGCAAGCGACGTTCTTCGGCCTCATCGGCTTCGCCCTGATCGTCATCGCGACGACAGCGTGGGGCGCGAGTGCGAGCGGAGGAGCCGAAGAGAACGGTCGCCTCGAGCTTGACCTGGCACACGGCATCGGCCGCGTCGCATACGTCCTCGAAAGCGCACTCGCGATCCTCGTGAAGCTCGTCGCGCTCGGCATTGTCATCGGCGTGGTGGTCGGCATCCTCAACGGCCCCTCGGAGCTGGGGCTGGAGGCCTCCGGGATCATCGCTGCGACGGTCGCGCTCACGGGGCTCGGGGCGCTGTCCGCGGCCGCCGCGCTGGTGGCCGGCGCCGTCACCGGGCGCCGGGTCGCCGGGGTGGCGGCAGGAGCCGGACTCGCCGTCTACGGATACGCGCTGCAGGCGGTCGCGAACCAATCCGAGGACCTCGCGTGGGTTGAGCGGCTTTCGCCCTACGCGTGGGCCTACAGCCAGACGCCGCTCGAGTCGGGCTTCAGCTGGGGCATCGCGGCGGTGTGGGGAA